A genome region from Maylandia zebra isolate NMK-2024a linkage group LG6, Mzebra_GT3a, whole genome shotgun sequence includes the following:
- the LOC101479649 gene encoding heart- and neural crest derivatives-expressed protein 2 gives MSLVSGFPHHPVMHHHDSHHYSLHAAAAGRCHEDTGAPPYFTSWLISHADMSPTEYSLAPGYSPEYHGNSGSGSTVGLDPHHHHYYGPGGLVPGPGTISMNGTTVGMHHHHHTHPRTVKRRPTANRKERRRTQSINSAFAELRECIPNVPADTKLSKIKTLRLATSYISYLMDILDKDEQHGDTQAFKAELKKTEAREERRKREAVEISKTSSSNSSSSSSSAGDKKSKGRTGWPQHVWALELKQ, from the exons ATGAGTCTTGTCTCGGGCTTCCCTCACCACCCGGTCATGCACCATCACGACAGCCACCACTATTCGCTGCATGCGGCGGCGGCCGGTCGGTGTCACGAAGACACCGGTGCTCCACCGTACTTCACAAGCTGGTTGATAAGTCACGCGGATATGTCACCTACAGAGTATAGCCTTGCGCCCGGCTACAGCCCGGAGTACCATGGCAACAGCGGCAGTGGGTCAACCGTCGGACTGGACCCACACCATCACCACTACTATGGCCCTGGAGGGTTAGTTCCAGGACCCGGCACCATCTCGATGAACGGAACCACGGTCGGTAtgcaccatcatcaccacactcATCCTCGGACCGTGAAGCGAAGACCAACGGCCAATCGCAAGGAAAGGCGGCGGACCCAGAGCATTAACTCAGCTTTCGCGGAGCTGAGGGAATGTATCCCTAACGTCCCGGCCGACACCAAGCTGTCCAAGATCAAGACGCTGCGCTTGGCCACCAGCTACATCTCTTACTTAATGGACATCCTAGACAAGGACGAACAACACGGAGACACCCAGGCTTTCAAGGCCGAGCTAAAAAAGACGGAGGCTCGGGAAGAACGGCGGAAAAGAGAGGCG GTGGAGATCTCGAAGACTTCGTCCTCCAACTCCTCGTCGTCCTCCTCGTCAGCGGGCGATAAGAAAAGTAAGGGGCGGACGGGATGGCCTCAGCatgtctgggctctggaactGAAGCAGTAG